In one window of Haliaeetus albicilla chromosome W, bHalAlb1.1, whole genome shotgun sequence DNA:
- the LOC138683521 gene encoding transcription elongation factor SPT5 isoform X1 has protein sequence MSDSDDSNFSEDESERSSEAEEVEENEAEEERASVAGSEKEEAEEEEEEEYDEEEEEEDDDRPAKKPRHGGFILDEADVDDEYEDEDQWEDGAEDILEKEEIEASNIDNVVLDEDRSGARRLQNLWRDQREEELGEYYMKKYAKSSVGETVYGGSDELSDDITQQQLLPGVKDPNLWTVKCKIGEERATAIALMRKFIAYQLTDTPLQIKSVVAPEHVKGYIYVEAYKQTHVKQAIEGVGNLRMGYWNQQMVPIKEMTDVLKVVKEVTNLKPKSWVRLKRGIYKDDIAQVDYVEPSQNQISLKMIPRIDFDRIKARMSLKDWFAKRKKFKRPPQRLFDAEKIRSLGGDVASDGDFLIFEGNRYSRKGFLFKSFAMSAVITEGVKPTLSELEKFEDQPEGIDLEVVTESTGKEREHNFQPGDNVEVCEGELINLQGKILSVDGNKITIMPKHEDLKDMLEFPAQELRKYFKMGDHVKVIAGRFEGDTGLIVRVEENFVILFSDLTMHELKVLPRDLQLCSETASGVDVGGQHEWGELVQLDPQTVGVIVRLERETFQVLNMYGKVVTVRHQAVTRKKDNRFAVALDSEQNNIHVKDIVKVIDGPHSGREGEIRHLFRGFAFLHCKKLVENGGMFVCKTRHLVLAGGSKPRDVTNFTVGGFAPMSPRISSPMHPSGAGQRGGFGGGGMSRGRGRRDNDLIGQTVRISQGPYKGYIGVVKDATESTARVELHSTCQTISVDRQRLTTVGSRRPGGMTSAYGRTPMYGSQTPMYGSGSRTPMYGSQTPLHDGSRTPHYGSQTPLHDGSRTPAQSGAWDPNNPNTPSRADEDFEYGFDDEPTPSPQGYGGTPNPQTPGYPDPSSPQVNQPYNPQTPGTPAMYNTDQFSPYAVPSPQGSYQPSPSPQSYHQVAPSPVGYQNTHSPASYHPTPSPMAYQASPSPSPVGYSPMTPGAPSPGGYNPHTPGSGIEQSSSDWVTTDIQVKVRDTYLDSQAVGQTGVIRSVTGGMCSVYLKDSEKVVSISSEHLEPVTPTKSNKAAEGPLGHTPSPEEEEEQRRWERMAAARRLALHLVGLLGASTGVALVYIFGSNAVDEHGAKIPDEFDGDPVGIQQLRRTYKYFKDYRQMIIEPTSPKLLPDPLREPYYQPPYTLVIELTDVLLHPEWSLVTGWRFKKRPGIESLLQQLAPLYEIVVFTSETGMTAFPLIDSVDPHGFVSYRLFRDATRYMDGHHVKDISCLNRDPAKVVVVDCRREAFCLQPYNGLALPRWDGSSDDRALYDLTAFLKTIALSGVEDVRMVLENYALEEDPLAAFKRRRSQLEEEEQQRLAELAQGKKSTGLFLGALAGRLWPRSKQQ, from the exons ATGTCGGACAGCGACGACAGCAACTTCTCGGAGGATGAGAGCGAGCGCAGCAGCGAGGctgaggaggtggaggagaacGAG GCTGAGGAGGAGCGCGCCAGCGTGGCCGGCAGTGAGAAGGAGGAggccgaggaggaggaagaagaggagtatgacgaggaggaagaggaagaagatgacGACCGACCAGCTAAAAAGCCACGACATGGCGGCTTCATCTTGGATGAGGCCG ACGTGGATGACGAGTATGAGGACGAGGACCAGTGGGAGGACGGGGCTGAGGACATCCTGGAGAAAG AAGAGATTGAAG CTTCCAACATCGATAACGTGGTGCTGGATGAGGATCGCTCTGGCGCTCGGCGGCTGCAGAACCTCTGGAG gGATCAGCGCGAGGAGGAGCTGGGCGAGTATTACATGAAGAAATATGCCAAGTCCTCGGTGGGAGAGAC cGTTTACGGTGGCTCTGACGAGCTCTCGGATGACATCacgcagcagcagctgctgccaggagtCAA GGACCCCAATCTCTGGACCGTCAAGTGCAAG ATTGGTGAGGAGCGCGCCACAGCCATCGCTCTCATGCGGAAATTCATCGCTTACCAGCTCACCGACACG cccctgcagaTCAAGTCGGTGGTGGCCCCTGAGCATGTCAAGGGTTACATCTACGTGGAGGCCTACAAGCAGACACACGTCAAGCAGGCAATCGAGGGGGTGGGCAACCTGCGCATGGGCTACTGGAACCAGCAGATGGTCCCCATCAAGGAGATGACCGACGTCCTCAAAGTGGTGAAGGAGGTCACCAACCTCAAGCCCAAATCTTGGGTGCGCCTCAAAAGGGGGATCTACAAGGATGACATCGCCCag GTGGATTACGTGGAGCCCAGCCAGAACCAGATTTCCCTCAAGATGATCCCTCGCATTGACTTCGACCGGATCAAAGCCCGCATGAGCCTG AAAGACTGGTTTGCCAAGAGGAAGAAGTTCAAGCGACCCCCACAGCGGCTTTTCGATGCCGAGAAGATTCG GTCCCTGGGAGGTGACGTGGCATCCGACGGCGACTTTCTCATCTTCGAAGGCAACCGCTACAGCCGCAAGGGATTCCTCTTCAAGAGCTTCGCCATGTCAGCTGTG ATAACAGAGGGGGTGAAGCCCACCCTGTCGGAGCTGGAGAAGTTCGAGGACCAGCCCGAAGGTATCGACCTGGAGGTGGTGACGGAGAGCACGG GGAAGGAACGAGAGCACAACTTCCAGCCCGGCGACAATGTGGAGGTGTGCGAGGGTGAGCTGATCAACCTGCAAGGCAAAATCCTCAGTGTTGATGGCAACAAGATCACCATCATGCCGAAACATGAGGACTTAAAG GACATGCTGGAGTTCCCGGCTCAGGAGCTGCGGAAATATTTCAAGATGGGCGACCACGTCAAGGTGATTGCGGGGCGTTTCGAGGGTGACACAGGGCTGATCGTGAGAGTGGAGGAAAACTTCGTCATCCTCTTCTCTGACCTCACCATGCACGAG CTCAAGGTTCTGCCACGGGACCTGCAGCTCTGCTCGGAGACAGCATCTGGCGTGGATGTGGGGGGTCAGCACGAGTGGGGCGAGCTGGTGCAGCTGGACCCCCAAACCGTGGGCGTCATCGTCCGCCTGGAGCGGGAGACCTTCCAG GTACTGAACATGTACGGGAAGGTGGTGACGGTGCGGCACCAGGCCGTCACCAGGAAGAAGGACAACCGCTTTGCCGTCGCCCTCGACTCAGAGCAGAACAACATCCACGTCAAGGACATTGTCAAAGTCATAGATGGGCCTCACTCG GGCCGCGAGGGGGAGATCCGGCACCTCTTCCGGGGCTTCGCCTTCCTGCACTGCAAGAAGCTGGTGGAAAACGGTGGCATGTTCGTCTGCAAGACCCGGCATCTCGTCTTGGCAGGGGGCTCCAAG CCGCGGGACGTCACAAACTTCACCGTGGGTGGTTTTGCCCCCATGAGCCCCCGTATCAGCAGCCCGATGCACCCCAGCGGGGCTG GCCAACGCggtggttttggtggtggtggcatGAGCCGTGGCCGCGGGCGGCGGGATAACGACCTCATTGGGCAGACGGTGCGCATCTCCCAAGGACCCTACAAAG GCTACATTGGGGTGGTGAAGGACGCGACGGAGTCGACAGCCCGTGTGGAGCTACACTCCACCTGCCAGACCATCTCGGTGGACCGCCAGCGCCTGACCACTGT GGGCTCCCGGCGCCCGGGTGGGATGACGTCAGCCTACGGGCGCACCCCCATGTATGGCTCCCAGACCCCCATGTATGGCTCTGGCTCCCGCACCCCCATGTATGGCTCCCAGACCCCCCTGCATGACG GCAGCCGCACACCGCACTACGGCTCACAGACGCCGCTGCATGATGGCAGCCGCACACCTGCCCAGAGCGGCGCCTGGGACCCCAACAACCCCAACACACCCTCCAG GGCTGATGAGGACTTCGAGTACGGCTTTGATGACGAGCCCACGCCCTCGCCGCAGGGCTATGGGGGCACCCCCAACCCCCAGACCCCTGGCTACCCCGACCCCTCGTCCCCCCAGGTCAACCAGCCCTACAACCCCCAGACCCCCGGCACGCCGGCCAT GTACAACACCGACCAGTTCTCGCCATATGCTGTCCCCTCACCGCAGGGCTCCtaccagcccagccccagcccccagAGTTACCACCAAGTGGCCCCCAGCCCTGTGGGCTACCAGAACACCCACTCGCCAGCCAGCTACCACCCCACGCCGTCACCCATGGCTTATCAG GcaagccccagccccagcccggtGGGCTACAGCCCCATGACCCCCGGGGCCCCCTCCCCAGGGGGGTACAACCCCCACACCCCCGGATCGGGGATCGAGCAGAGCTCCAGTGACTGGGTGACCACCGACATCCAGGTGAAGGTCCGTGACACCTACCTGGACAGTCAGGCCGTGGGACAGACTGGCGTCATCCGCAGTGTCACG GGTGGGATGTGCTCTGTCTACCTGAAGGACAGCGAGAAGGTGGTGAGCATCTCCAGCGAGCACCTGGAGCCTGTCACCCCCACCAAGAGCAATAAG GCAGCAGAAGGACCCCTGGGAcacacccccagcccagaggaggaggaagagcagcgGCGGTGGGAGCGGATGGCGGCCGCCCGGCGGCTAGCCCTGCACCTGGTGGGGCTGCTGGGCGCTAGCACCGGCGTGGCACTCGTCTACATCTTTG gcagcaacGCGGTGGATGAGCATGGTGCCAAG ATCCCCGATGAGTTCGATGGCG ACCCTGTGGGCATCCAGCAGCTCCGCAGGACCTACAAGTACTTCAAAGACTACAGGCAG ATGATTATTGAGCCCACCAGCCCCAAGCTGCTGCCGGACCCCCTGCGTGAACCCTACTACCAGCCCCCCTACACCCTCGTCATTGAGCTCACTGACGTCCTGCTGCACCCCGAGTGGTCG CTTGTCACCGGCTGGCGCTTCAAGAAGCGCCCGGGCATTGagagcctcctccagcagcttgCGCCTCTCTATGAAATAGTTGTCTTCACCTCTGAAACTGGCATG ACCGCCTTCCCCCTCATCGACAGTGTGGACCCCCATGGCTTCGTCTCCTACCGTCTCTTCCGTGATGCCACCCGCTACATGGATGGGCACCACGTCAAG gacatCTCCTGCCTTAACAGAGATCCAGcgaaggtggtggtggtggattGCCGGAGAGAAGccttctgcctgcagccctACAACGGGCTGGCGCTGCCCCGCTGGGACGGCAGCTCTGATGACCGTGCACTCTACGACCTCACCGCTTTCCTCAAAA CTATCGCCCTCAGCGGGGTGGAGGACGTCCGGATGGTGCTGGAGAATTACGCGCTGGAGGAGGATCCGCTGGCGGCTTTTAAACGACGCCGGTCGCAACTGGAGGAG gaggagcagcagcgcCTGGCTGAGCTGGCGCAGGGCAAGAAGTCGACGGGGCTTTTCCTGGGTGCCCTGGCTGGCCGCCTCTGGCCGCGCTCCAAGCAGCAGTGA
- the LOC138683521 gene encoding transcription elongation factor SPT5 isoform X3 has translation MSDSDDSNFSEDESERSSEAEEVEENEAEEERASVAGSEKEEAEEEEEEEYDEEEEEEDDDRPAKKPRHGGFILDEADVDDEYEDEDQWEDGAEDILEKASNIDNVVLDEDRSGARRLQNLWRDQREEELGEYYMKKYAKSSVGETVYGGSDELSDDITQQQLLPGVKDPNLWTVKCKIGEERATAIALMRKFIAYQLTDTPLQIKSVVAPEHVKGYIYVEAYKQTHVKQAIEGVGNLRMGYWNQQMVPIKEMTDVLKVVKEVTNLKPKSWVRLKRGIYKDDIAQVDYVEPSQNQISLKMIPRIDFDRIKARMSLKDWFAKRKKFKRPPQRLFDAEKIRSLGGDVASDGDFLIFEGNRYSRKGFLFKSFAMSAVITEGVKPTLSELEKFEDQPEGIDLEVVTESTGKEREHNFQPGDNVEVCEGELINLQGKILSVDGNKITIMPKHEDLKDMLEFPAQELRKYFKMGDHVKVIAGRFEGDTGLIVRVEENFVILFSDLTMHELKVLPRDLQLCSETASGVDVGGQHEWGELVQLDPQTVGVIVRLERETFQVLNMYGKVVTVRHQAVTRKKDNRFAVALDSEQNNIHVKDIVKVIDGPHSGREGEIRHLFRGFAFLHCKKLVENGGMFVCKTRHLVLAGGSKPRDVTNFTVGGFAPMSPRISSPMHPSGAGQRGGFGGGGMSRGRGRRDNDLIGQTVRISQGPYKGYIGVVKDATESTARVELHSTCQTISVDRQRLTTVGSRRPGGMTSAYGRTPMYGSQTPMYGSGSRTPMYGSQTPLHDGSRTPHYGSQTPLHDGSRTPAQSGAWDPNNPNTPSRADEDFEYGFDDEPTPSPQGYGGTPNPQTPGYPDPSSPQVNQPYNPQTPGTPAMYNTDQFSPYAVPSPQGSYQPSPSPQSYHQVAPSPVGYQNTHSPASYHPTPSPMAYQASPSPSPVGYSPMTPGAPSPGGYNPHTPGSGIEQSSSDWVTTDIQVKVRDTYLDSQAVGQTGVIRSVTGGMCSVYLKDSEKVVSISSEHLEPVTPTKSNKVKVILGEDREATGILLSIDGEDGIVRMDLEEQLKILNLRFLGKLLEA, from the exons ATGTCGGACAGCGACGACAGCAACTTCTCGGAGGATGAGAGCGAGCGCAGCAGCGAGGctgaggaggtggaggagaacGAG GCTGAGGAGGAGCGCGCCAGCGTGGCCGGCAGTGAGAAGGAGGAggccgaggaggaggaagaagaggagtatgacgaggaggaagaggaagaagatgacGACCGACCAGCTAAAAAGCCACGACATGGCGGCTTCATCTTGGATGAGGCCG ACGTGGATGACGAGTATGAGGACGAGGACCAGTGGGAGGACGGGGCTGAGGACATCCTGGAGAAAG CTTCCAACATCGATAACGTGGTGCTGGATGAGGATCGCTCTGGCGCTCGGCGGCTGCAGAACCTCTGGAG gGATCAGCGCGAGGAGGAGCTGGGCGAGTATTACATGAAGAAATATGCCAAGTCCTCGGTGGGAGAGAC cGTTTACGGTGGCTCTGACGAGCTCTCGGATGACATCacgcagcagcagctgctgccaggagtCAA GGACCCCAATCTCTGGACCGTCAAGTGCAAG ATTGGTGAGGAGCGCGCCACAGCCATCGCTCTCATGCGGAAATTCATCGCTTACCAGCTCACCGACACG cccctgcagaTCAAGTCGGTGGTGGCCCCTGAGCATGTCAAGGGTTACATCTACGTGGAGGCCTACAAGCAGACACACGTCAAGCAGGCAATCGAGGGGGTGGGCAACCTGCGCATGGGCTACTGGAACCAGCAGATGGTCCCCATCAAGGAGATGACCGACGTCCTCAAAGTGGTGAAGGAGGTCACCAACCTCAAGCCCAAATCTTGGGTGCGCCTCAAAAGGGGGATCTACAAGGATGACATCGCCCag GTGGATTACGTGGAGCCCAGCCAGAACCAGATTTCCCTCAAGATGATCCCTCGCATTGACTTCGACCGGATCAAAGCCCGCATGAGCCTG AAAGACTGGTTTGCCAAGAGGAAGAAGTTCAAGCGACCCCCACAGCGGCTTTTCGATGCCGAGAAGATTCG GTCCCTGGGAGGTGACGTGGCATCCGACGGCGACTTTCTCATCTTCGAAGGCAACCGCTACAGCCGCAAGGGATTCCTCTTCAAGAGCTTCGCCATGTCAGCTGTG ATAACAGAGGGGGTGAAGCCCACCCTGTCGGAGCTGGAGAAGTTCGAGGACCAGCCCGAAGGTATCGACCTGGAGGTGGTGACGGAGAGCACGG GGAAGGAACGAGAGCACAACTTCCAGCCCGGCGACAATGTGGAGGTGTGCGAGGGTGAGCTGATCAACCTGCAAGGCAAAATCCTCAGTGTTGATGGCAACAAGATCACCATCATGCCGAAACATGAGGACTTAAAG GACATGCTGGAGTTCCCGGCTCAGGAGCTGCGGAAATATTTCAAGATGGGCGACCACGTCAAGGTGATTGCGGGGCGTTTCGAGGGTGACACAGGGCTGATCGTGAGAGTGGAGGAAAACTTCGTCATCCTCTTCTCTGACCTCACCATGCACGAG CTCAAGGTTCTGCCACGGGACCTGCAGCTCTGCTCGGAGACAGCATCTGGCGTGGATGTGGGGGGTCAGCACGAGTGGGGCGAGCTGGTGCAGCTGGACCCCCAAACCGTGGGCGTCATCGTCCGCCTGGAGCGGGAGACCTTCCAG GTACTGAACATGTACGGGAAGGTGGTGACGGTGCGGCACCAGGCCGTCACCAGGAAGAAGGACAACCGCTTTGCCGTCGCCCTCGACTCAGAGCAGAACAACATCCACGTCAAGGACATTGTCAAAGTCATAGATGGGCCTCACTCG GGCCGCGAGGGGGAGATCCGGCACCTCTTCCGGGGCTTCGCCTTCCTGCACTGCAAGAAGCTGGTGGAAAACGGTGGCATGTTCGTCTGCAAGACCCGGCATCTCGTCTTGGCAGGGGGCTCCAAG CCGCGGGACGTCACAAACTTCACCGTGGGTGGTTTTGCCCCCATGAGCCCCCGTATCAGCAGCCCGATGCACCCCAGCGGGGCTG GCCAACGCggtggttttggtggtggtggcatGAGCCGTGGCCGCGGGCGGCGGGATAACGACCTCATTGGGCAGACGGTGCGCATCTCCCAAGGACCCTACAAAG GCTACATTGGGGTGGTGAAGGACGCGACGGAGTCGACAGCCCGTGTGGAGCTACACTCCACCTGCCAGACCATCTCGGTGGACCGCCAGCGCCTGACCACTGT GGGCTCCCGGCGCCCGGGTGGGATGACGTCAGCCTACGGGCGCACCCCCATGTATGGCTCCCAGACCCCCATGTATGGCTCTGGCTCCCGCACCCCCATGTATGGCTCCCAGACCCCCCTGCATGACG GCAGCCGCACACCGCACTACGGCTCACAGACGCCGCTGCATGATGGCAGCCGCACACCTGCCCAGAGCGGCGCCTGGGACCCCAACAACCCCAACACACCCTCCAG GGCTGATGAGGACTTCGAGTACGGCTTTGATGACGAGCCCACGCCCTCGCCGCAGGGCTATGGGGGCACCCCCAACCCCCAGACCCCTGGCTACCCCGACCCCTCGTCCCCCCAGGTCAACCAGCCCTACAACCCCCAGACCCCCGGCACGCCGGCCAT GTACAACACCGACCAGTTCTCGCCATATGCTGTCCCCTCACCGCAGGGCTCCtaccagcccagccccagcccccagAGTTACCACCAAGTGGCCCCCAGCCCTGTGGGCTACCAGAACACCCACTCGCCAGCCAGCTACCACCCCACGCCGTCACCCATGGCTTATCAG GcaagccccagccccagcccggtGGGCTACAGCCCCATGACCCCCGGGGCCCCCTCCCCAGGGGGGTACAACCCCCACACCCCCGGATCGGGGATCGAGCAGAGCTCCAGTGACTGGGTGACCACCGACATCCAGGTGAAGGTCCGTGACACCTACCTGGACAGTCAGGCCGTGGGACAGACTGGCGTCATCCGCAGTGTCACG GGTGGGATGTGCTCTGTCTACCTGAAGGACAGCGAGAAGGTGGTGAGCATCTCCAGCGAGCACCTGGAGCCTGTCACCCCCACCAAGAGCAATAAG gtaAAAGTGATCCTGGGGGAGGACCGTGAAGCCACAGGGATCCTGCTCAGCATCGACGGGGAGGATGGGATCGTCCGCATGGACTTGGAGGAACAGCTCAAGATCCTCAACCTCCGCTTCCTCGGCAAACTGCTGGAGGCCTGA
- the LOC138683521 gene encoding transcription elongation factor SPT5 isoform X2, translated as MSDSDDSNFSEDESERSSEAEEVEENEAEEERASVAGSEKEEAEEEEEEEYDEEEEEEDDDRPAKKPRHGGFILDEADVDDEYEDEDQWEDGAEDILEKEEIEASNIDNVVLDEDRSGARRLQNLWRDQREEELGEYYMKKYAKSSVGETVYGGSDELSDDITQQQLLPGVKDPNLWTVKCKIGEERATAIALMRKFIAYQLTDTPLQIKSVVAPEHVKGYIYVEAYKQTHVKQAIEGVGNLRMGYWNQQMVPIKEMTDVLKVVKEVTNLKPKSWVRLKRGIYKDDIAQVDYVEPSQNQISLKMIPRIDFDRIKARMSLKDWFAKRKKFKRPPQRLFDAEKIRSLGGDVASDGDFLIFEGNRYSRKGFLFKSFAMSAVITEGVKPTLSELEKFEDQPEGIDLEVVTESTGKEREHNFQPGDNVEVCEGELINLQGKILSVDGNKITIMPKHEDLKDMLEFPAQELRKYFKMGDHVKVIAGRFEGDTGLIVRVEENFVILFSDLTMHELKVLPRDLQLCSETASGVDVGGQHEWGELVQLDPQTVGVIVRLERETFQVLNMYGKVVTVRHQAVTRKKDNRFAVALDSEQNNIHVKDIVKVIDGPHSGREGEIRHLFRGFAFLHCKKLVENGGMFVCKTRHLVLAGGSKPRDVTNFTVGGFAPMSPRISSPMHPSGAGQRGGFGGGGMSRGRGRRDNDLIGQTVRISQGPYKGYIGVVKDATESTARVELHSTCQTISVDRQRLTTVGSRRPGGMTSAYGRTPMYGSQTPMYGSGSRTPMYGSQTPLHDGSRTPHYGSQTPLHDGSRTPAQSGAWDPNNPNTPSRADEDFEYGFDDEPTPSPQGYGGTPNPQTPGYPDPSSPQVNQPYNPQTPGTPAMYNTDQFSPYAVPSPQGSYQPSPSPQSYHQVAPSPVGYQNTHSPASYHPTPSPMAYQASPSPSPVGYSPMTPGAPSPGGYNPHTPGSGIEQSSSDWVTTDIQVKVRDTYLDSQAVGQTGVIRSVTGGMCSVYLKDSEKVVSISSEHLEPVTPTKSNKVKVILGEDREATGILLSIDGEDGIVRMDLEEQLKILNLRFLGKLLEA; from the exons ATGTCGGACAGCGACGACAGCAACTTCTCGGAGGATGAGAGCGAGCGCAGCAGCGAGGctgaggaggtggaggagaacGAG GCTGAGGAGGAGCGCGCCAGCGTGGCCGGCAGTGAGAAGGAGGAggccgaggaggaggaagaagaggagtatgacgaggaggaagaggaagaagatgacGACCGACCAGCTAAAAAGCCACGACATGGCGGCTTCATCTTGGATGAGGCCG ACGTGGATGACGAGTATGAGGACGAGGACCAGTGGGAGGACGGGGCTGAGGACATCCTGGAGAAAG AAGAGATTGAAG CTTCCAACATCGATAACGTGGTGCTGGATGAGGATCGCTCTGGCGCTCGGCGGCTGCAGAACCTCTGGAG gGATCAGCGCGAGGAGGAGCTGGGCGAGTATTACATGAAGAAATATGCCAAGTCCTCGGTGGGAGAGAC cGTTTACGGTGGCTCTGACGAGCTCTCGGATGACATCacgcagcagcagctgctgccaggagtCAA GGACCCCAATCTCTGGACCGTCAAGTGCAAG ATTGGTGAGGAGCGCGCCACAGCCATCGCTCTCATGCGGAAATTCATCGCTTACCAGCTCACCGACACG cccctgcagaTCAAGTCGGTGGTGGCCCCTGAGCATGTCAAGGGTTACATCTACGTGGAGGCCTACAAGCAGACACACGTCAAGCAGGCAATCGAGGGGGTGGGCAACCTGCGCATGGGCTACTGGAACCAGCAGATGGTCCCCATCAAGGAGATGACCGACGTCCTCAAAGTGGTGAAGGAGGTCACCAACCTCAAGCCCAAATCTTGGGTGCGCCTCAAAAGGGGGATCTACAAGGATGACATCGCCCag GTGGATTACGTGGAGCCCAGCCAGAACCAGATTTCCCTCAAGATGATCCCTCGCATTGACTTCGACCGGATCAAAGCCCGCATGAGCCTG AAAGACTGGTTTGCCAAGAGGAAGAAGTTCAAGCGACCCCCACAGCGGCTTTTCGATGCCGAGAAGATTCG GTCCCTGGGAGGTGACGTGGCATCCGACGGCGACTTTCTCATCTTCGAAGGCAACCGCTACAGCCGCAAGGGATTCCTCTTCAAGAGCTTCGCCATGTCAGCTGTG ATAACAGAGGGGGTGAAGCCCACCCTGTCGGAGCTGGAGAAGTTCGAGGACCAGCCCGAAGGTATCGACCTGGAGGTGGTGACGGAGAGCACGG GGAAGGAACGAGAGCACAACTTCCAGCCCGGCGACAATGTGGAGGTGTGCGAGGGTGAGCTGATCAACCTGCAAGGCAAAATCCTCAGTGTTGATGGCAACAAGATCACCATCATGCCGAAACATGAGGACTTAAAG GACATGCTGGAGTTCCCGGCTCAGGAGCTGCGGAAATATTTCAAGATGGGCGACCACGTCAAGGTGATTGCGGGGCGTTTCGAGGGTGACACAGGGCTGATCGTGAGAGTGGAGGAAAACTTCGTCATCCTCTTCTCTGACCTCACCATGCACGAG CTCAAGGTTCTGCCACGGGACCTGCAGCTCTGCTCGGAGACAGCATCTGGCGTGGATGTGGGGGGTCAGCACGAGTGGGGCGAGCTGGTGCAGCTGGACCCCCAAACCGTGGGCGTCATCGTCCGCCTGGAGCGGGAGACCTTCCAG GTACTGAACATGTACGGGAAGGTGGTGACGGTGCGGCACCAGGCCGTCACCAGGAAGAAGGACAACCGCTTTGCCGTCGCCCTCGACTCAGAGCAGAACAACATCCACGTCAAGGACATTGTCAAAGTCATAGATGGGCCTCACTCG GGCCGCGAGGGGGAGATCCGGCACCTCTTCCGGGGCTTCGCCTTCCTGCACTGCAAGAAGCTGGTGGAAAACGGTGGCATGTTCGTCTGCAAGACCCGGCATCTCGTCTTGGCAGGGGGCTCCAAG CCGCGGGACGTCACAAACTTCACCGTGGGTGGTTTTGCCCCCATGAGCCCCCGTATCAGCAGCCCGATGCACCCCAGCGGGGCTG GCCAACGCggtggttttggtggtggtggcatGAGCCGTGGCCGCGGGCGGCGGGATAACGACCTCATTGGGCAGACGGTGCGCATCTCCCAAGGACCCTACAAAG GCTACATTGGGGTGGTGAAGGACGCGACGGAGTCGACAGCCCGTGTGGAGCTACACTCCACCTGCCAGACCATCTCGGTGGACCGCCAGCGCCTGACCACTGT GGGCTCCCGGCGCCCGGGTGGGATGACGTCAGCCTACGGGCGCACCCCCATGTATGGCTCCCAGACCCCCATGTATGGCTCTGGCTCCCGCACCCCCATGTATGGCTCCCAGACCCCCCTGCATGACG GCAGCCGCACACCGCACTACGGCTCACAGACGCCGCTGCATGATGGCAGCCGCACACCTGCCCAGAGCGGCGCCTGGGACCCCAACAACCCCAACACACCCTCCAG GGCTGATGAGGACTTCGAGTACGGCTTTGATGACGAGCCCACGCCCTCGCCGCAGGGCTATGGGGGCACCCCCAACCCCCAGACCCCTGGCTACCCCGACCCCTCGTCCCCCCAGGTCAACCAGCCCTACAACCCCCAGACCCCCGGCACGCCGGCCAT GTACAACACCGACCAGTTCTCGCCATATGCTGTCCCCTCACCGCAGGGCTCCtaccagcccagccccagcccccagAGTTACCACCAAGTGGCCCCCAGCCCTGTGGGCTACCAGAACACCCACTCGCCAGCCAGCTACCACCCCACGCCGTCACCCATGGCTTATCAG GcaagccccagccccagcccggtGGGCTACAGCCCCATGACCCCCGGGGCCCCCTCCCCAGGGGGGTACAACCCCCACACCCCCGGATCGGGGATCGAGCAGAGCTCCAGTGACTGGGTGACCACCGACATCCAGGTGAAGGTCCGTGACACCTACCTGGACAGTCAGGCCGTGGGACAGACTGGCGTCATCCGCAGTGTCACG GGTGGGATGTGCTCTGTCTACCTGAAGGACAGCGAGAAGGTGGTGAGCATCTCCAGCGAGCACCTGGAGCCTGTCACCCCCACCAAGAGCAATAAG gtaAAAGTGATCCTGGGGGAGGACCGTGAAGCCACAGGGATCCTGCTCAGCATCGACGGGGAGGATGGGATCGTCCGCATGGACTTGGAGGAACAGCTCAAGATCCTCAACCTCCGCTTCCTCGGCAAACTGCTGGAGGCCTGA